TGACTACGGTGATGTGACGGTCTTCAACAGCATATACAGGATGAATAGGTATGGCATGCCATTTATACCTTTTGTCGGTCTGAACAACCACCGTTGCACCACGGTATTCGGTTGTGCTCTTGTGTCTGACGAGACAGAAGATACATATGTCTGGCTGCTTCAGACGTTTTTGAGGGCTCACTGTCAGAATCGGCCCAGGTCAGTAATTACTGATGGAGATGCAGCTATGATTAAGGCCATCAGAAAGGTACTTTCGGAGGTTTGGCATCGTCTTTGCTCGTGGCATATTGAGAAGAACATGCAGAAACACCTTCATCATAAGTCTCTAAAGGAGTTCAGGTCTCTACTTTATTATGCCACTTCAAGAAAAGTATTTGAGGAGAGATGGGCAGCGTTTACCGCCAAATGGCAGTCGGAGAAAACAAAGACATGGTTACATAGGATGTACAAGAAGAAAAGGCTTTGGGCCGCATCATATCTGTCTGGTGGGTTCTTCCTAGGTATGCGAAGTAACCAGCGAAGTGAGAGTCTGAATTCATGTCTTCACTTGCATCTAGACTCCGGTATGACTATTGTTGATATGATTGTGCACTATGAGAACTGCATAGTTCCTCTCCGTGAGAACGAGGCGCATGACGATTACACAAACTCACAGGCAGTCCCAGTACCAGTATTGGACGAGTGTAAAGATATTGAGAAATCAGCTGCCCGTTTGTTCACTTTGGCAAACTTTTATATCTTACAGGAAGATATGAAGAAGGCACGGGAGCTTGAGGTCCTTGAGAGACTGAGAGGAGCAGACACTCACAGATTCATACTGACATGGAAGGAAAATAGGGATATCAGCTTCACTGTGGACTACACCCCAGGTAACTCTGAAGAAACCGTGAAGTGCAGTTGCAGAAGTATGGATCACAAAGGACTTCCTTGCAAACATATTCTTCACGTTCTGATTCAGCTACGCTTTACGTGAGATACCTAAGTGTTTAGTACTGCGGAGGTTGAGCCAAGTTGCAAGGGGTGGACTTCTCGTGAAGCGCACTAGCGATCTGTTTGCGTGGGGGTGGGCAGGTGTAGGGGACAGAGCTAGGTACAGCGAGTTGACTATCTTATCTGCCGAAGAACTCATAAAGCATGCCATAGACCATTTTTattcgataagttcaaggcggCTCTGAGGGACATAATAGATAATGATTACACTAAGGAGGATGAGCCTGGTGCGGAGAAAAAGTTTGTGAACGATGATGCATTTGAGCCTAATCAAGATCATGTTCTGGTTCGTGATCCCGCAAAAGTTAACACCAAAGGCGCACCAAAACAGAATGTTAAAGGCCGCGGTAAGGTGGTCCTGATGTGACTAAAAATGGGCGACCTAAAGCTTTTGATGAGAAAAGCAAACGTCAATGTGGCCAGTGCGGTCTTACTGGTCATTATAAGTCCACGTGCCCTCAAAATCCTGAGTACGATTTTCGTATGTTCATGTAAATCTTATTGTTCAAACCAAATTTATTTGTTTATTGTGAATTAACACATATCTTACTGTTTTGATATGTAGGAACTTTGCTTGATTTCTGGAGTATGGAAGATTGCTCGTCCTTTGATTGAAGACAGTTTTCTGATGGATTGCTAGTGTCTATGAGATCTTTTTTAATTGTTAGATTATGGTATATGACACTTATTTTACTTTGT
The Aegilops tauschii subsp. strangulata cultivar AL8/78 chromosome 3, Aet v6.0, whole genome shotgun sequence genome window above contains:
- the LOC109784694 gene encoding protein FAR1-RELATED SEQUENCE 5 isoform X1, coding for MEGRTRRLRGETRCFCDAHITLKLDKERDVWYVSSFSDDHSHVLARPDEVTFLRSHNQIKEYQKAEILTMGGAGIRKHMIYDTLVSRYGPYAKAGFGRKKLYNMCYREKMKLLSQGDADIAIGIMMTRRERDPDFFFEHTVDDEGRLKNLFWCDSQSRRDYVDYGDVTVFNSIYRMNRYGMPFIPFVGLNNHRCTTVFGCALVSDETEDTYVWLLQTFLRAHCQNRPRSVITDGDAAMIKAIRKVLSEVWHRLCSWHIEKNMQKHLHHKSLKEFRSLLYYATSRKVFEERWAAFTAKWQSEKTKTWLHRMYKKKRLWAASYLSGGFFLGMRSNQRSESLNSCLHLHLDSGMTIVDMIVHYENCIVPLRENEAHDDYTNSQAVPVPVLDECKDIEKSAARLFTLANFYILQEDMKKARELEVLERLRGADTHRFILTWKENRDISFTVDYTPGNSEETVKCSCRSMDHKGLPCKHILHVLIQLRFT